One genomic window of Acidobacteriota bacterium includes the following:
- a CDS encoding glycoside hydrolase family 104 protein: MGSRPTVKAIVKGKPVEVPTLLSAIAKKKNRDPFIATNYRSDVLLVQELFNVLIRHAHGSLAPYFSELPENGTNDEGYIHLLIETLQNREGIQGKERELNMMLPQGETMKALAAKALDILCNTKTVPVLQTLSTFPQIRAMLETIAWAEGLNDDYRRIVIGIVKQTPNGKYKEFIGKSSREIVISLDEHPQIYVDWKKGEKLSSAAGRFQLVYSTWEEVQKIYHFPDFSPRSQELGAIARMVRREMIRPLLTRNYEGAFRNGNREWASFPGSPYGQHHKSMTEIVEVYKKHLASFRNK, translated from the coding sequence ATGGGAAGCCGACCTACCGTCAAAGCAATTGTGAAGGGCAAACCAGTCGAAGTGCCAACGCTTCTGAGTGCAATCGCCAAGAAGAAAAATCGTGACCCGTTTATAGCGACGAATTACCGCAGTGATGTGTTGCTGGTTCAGGAGCTTTTCAATGTTCTCATCAGACATGCTCATGGTTCTTTAGCCCCATACTTTTCGGAATTACCGGAAAACGGAACCAATGATGAAGGGTATATCCACCTGCTCATCGAAACTCTGCAAAATCGAGAGGGAATTCAAGGGAAAGAACGCGAACTGAACATGATGCTTCCCCAAGGCGAAACCATGAAAGCGCTTGCGGCCAAGGCATTGGATATTCTCTGTAACACCAAAACAGTCCCAGTCTTGCAAACCCTTTCAACCTTTCCCCAAATTCGTGCCATGTTGGAAACCATTGCCTGGGCAGAGGGCTTAAATGATGACTATCGAAGAATTGTCATTGGTATCGTTAAACAAACGCCGAATGGGAAATATAAAGAGTTTATCGGCAAATCCAGCCGTGAAATCGTGATCTCACTCGATGAACATCCGCAGATTTATGTGGATTGGAAAAAAGGAGAAAAGCTCAGTAGTGCAGCCGGGCGCTTTCAACTCGTGTATTCAACCTGGGAAGAAGTACAAAAGATTTATCATTTTCCTGACTTTAGCCCTCGTTCCCAGGAACTGGGTGCCATCGCACGAATGGTTCGGAGAGAGATGATTCGTCCACTGTTAACCAGGAATTATGAGGGTGCGTTCCGGAATGGGAATCGTGAATGGGCAAGTTTCCCAGGTTCTCCCTATGGCCAACATCATAAGTCTATGACGGAAATTGTCGAAGTATACAAAAAGCATCTGGCTTCTTTCCGAAACAAATAA